The Desulfofundulus salinus genome includes the window CCATCCGGTTGGTGCCCGGGGCACCGCAGAAAGTAACCGTAATCGAGCGAACCGGGATGTTACCCTTAATTGCAGTCGCTTTCCTGGAAGCAGGCAATTGGGGCATCGTTACTTTTTCCTATACGGAGAGGGGCTTTGTGGCCGGGCCCTTGCTGGAACGACTGCCCGCCGGCTTGACGGCCATGGCATCCGGGAGATTAACAGGTGCCCCCGGGGAGGATCTGGCCTGGGGTGGCGATGACGGGCGGGTCCGGATAGTGGCAGTGGGGGAAACCCTTTCTACCGTACTCACCACCGATGACCTGGGAAGCGCCATATCAGCCCTGGCCGTGGGGAGGTTGGCCGACCGGGAGGTGCTGGTAGCGGGAACCCCCGAAGGGCATATCTTTATCTACCCCGTGCCGGTGGTCTCCCCGTCACCCGAGCGGGCGATAACGGTAGAAGTTCCGGTTAATGATCTGGCTTTTACCGCTAACGGCCGCCTGGTGGTGGGCAGCCGGGAGGGACGGGTTCTGGTAACCTGGATGAGCGGTGGTTCTTCTTTTTTCCTGCACCGGGTACGCCCCGGGGAAACCCTTTGGGAGCTGGCCCGCCGTTATAATACATCGGTAGCGGAAATCATCCGGCTTAACGGGTTGACCAACCCTGATCGCATTTACCCGGGGGAACTTTTGCAAATTCCTTTACCGTAACACTCAAGCCTTCAAAAAAGCATAATTTTGCTATACCGGGACAAAGAATAATAGTGCTTCAGCAAAAACCAACAATGGAGGCGATAATCATGCGCGTTGAAGTGGACCAGGATCTCTGTATCAGCTGCGGCACCTGCGTGGACACTTGTCCTGAAGTATTTGACTGGAACGATGAAGATAAAGCTCATGCCATTGTAGACGAAGTACCCCCGGAGTTGGAAGATCAGGCGCATGAGGCCGTAGAAAGCTGCCCCACAAATGCCATCTCAGAGTATTAGGCTGTACCTCTACAAACTTGTTTGCTGACCGGCAGGTCAAGTTCAGTCAACCCGCTTAAGGCACGGCGTTTTCCCGCTCACTCATGTGCTTCGCGCCGACAGCACCACGGCTTGCTTCGGGATTAAACCCCAAAGGCCCTGTTGCAAAGCACGGTTTAAAAAAACCGTGCTTTTGATCTGCAGGAGGTAAATTCCCTTGCCGTAGCGAATAAAAAAGAACGGGGGGGAATAATACTGGTGAATGCTGGTAAAGTAAATGGTAAAAGTCTGGCCGTTTGAAAAATTGTACCTAGGGGAGAAGAAGCGTGTCCAAATTTAAGGTACTGCATGTTATTCGCCCGGCCAGGGGCGGCATGAAAAATCACCTGCTTTCCCTTTTGTCTCTGGGAGATAAAAAATTTTTTGAGCCTGTTGTAGCCTGCCCGCCTGGAAATATGGCCCAGGAAATTGCAGACCTGGGGATAAAGGTAGTTCCCATACCTCTTGCGGGTGAACTTTCTCCCCGCTCTGATTGGCATGTTTTGCGCATCCTGGTGGATACCCTGATGGCTGAGAAAATCACCATTATGCATGCCCACAGCTCCAAAGCAGGGCTGGTGGCACGGGTGGCCGCAAAGGTAGCTCGCACTCCAGTTGTCTTTATGACGGCTCACAACTCCATTTTCTATGAATTCTGGCCGTCCTGGAAAAAAACCGCCTTTGCCTTTGGGGAGCGACTCCTGGCCCGCTACACCCACCGCATTTTAACCGTGTCGGAAGCCCTGAGGCAGGAGCTTTTAATAAAAGAAGGACTGCACCCGGACCGGGTGGTTACCATACATAACGGCATAGATCCGGCTCCCTTCCGCCGGGAGGTTGACAGGCGGGCGGTACTGCGTTCCCTTGGTCTGCCCCCCCTCGGCCAGCTGGTGGGTACCATCGCCCGCCTGGCCCCACAAAAAGGGGTGTCTTACTTCCTTCAAGCCGCGGCCATTCTTTGCCGGGACCACCAGGTGAATTTCGTGGTCGTAGGGGATGGCCCTTTACGCGAGGTCCTGGAGGAGGAGGGCAGGGCCCTGGGGCTTAGCGGACGGCTTTTTTTCACCGGGGAGCAACGGGATATTCCCCAAATCTTAGCCGTGATGGATGTTTTTGTCCTGCCCTCCATCACTGAAGGTTTACCCCTGACCATCCTTGAGGCCATGGCCGCGGGAAAACCGGTGGTAGCTACCCGGGTGGGCGGATTGCCGGAAGTGGTGGTAGACGGAGAAACCGGCTTTTTGGTACCGCCCCGGGATCCCCAGGCCCTTGCCCGGACCCTGGCCCAGTTGCTTTTGGAACGGCAGAAGGCGGAAGAAATGGGCCAGAAGGGAAGGCAAAGGGTTATGCAGCACTTTACCGTGGAAGCCATGGTGCGTAAAATTGAGGAGGAGTATAAAATTGCGCTCTTGAGCCGGGGTTTTTTACCTGCCCGGTCCGTAAACATAACAGGTGAGAAAAAGCCTTCAGAAATTAATCAATGCTAACAACAGATAAAACATCGAGTAAAAGGTGACGAAAACTATGAAAACCAGGCGGTCAATCATTATTACCGCCCTCATCTTTTTCATGGCCCTTTTCCAGGCCCCCCTGCAGGCTGGCTCTGAACCGGCACTGCAAGCCGCCTTGCCGTCGAAAGGTAAACAAGGTAAACCCTTTATGCCTGCACCCCGTGGGGGCAGGGTAGTCATGGTTGTTGTGGATCGGTTGGGCCTGTCCGATTTAAAGCATTTGCCCCATCTGCAAAAGTTGCAGCAACAGGGTGCATTGGGACTGATGAACGGCAATACGGCAGGGGCCTTAACCCCGGAAAACACCTATGCTACCATTGGAGCCGGGGCGCATGTTACTGCTAACGGCACGGCTGCTCTGGGCTTCAACGCCCGGGAGAAATTAGAAAGGGGTACCGCCGGCGAGGAGTTTTACCGGCGCACGGGCATGGTTGTGGAACCCGACGCGTTGGTCCAGGTAGGTATTGTGCGCATTCACAAACAAAACCAGCAACTGCCCTATCCAGCCATACCGGGCGCTTTGGGCTCTGCTCTGCATAAAGCGGGCTTGAAAACCGCCGTTTTAGGAAATGCCGACGTTCCCCAGGGGCTGCGGCGGCAGGCACTGAGCATAGCCATGGATGAAGGCGGCGTGGTAGATTACGGCAATGTAGGTACGGCGATGCTGGCCAGTGATCCCTCCTTCCCGGGGGGGCTACGTACCGATTACGAAAAGCTGTTGCACGCTTTTGACCGGCTACCACCGGAGGTATCTCTGGCTGTTCTTGAACTGGGGGATCTCTCGCGGCTGGATGAAATGCGCGGCGATGTTTTGGATAAAGTGATGGACAAACAGCGCCGGTTAACTTTAGAAAGGGTGGATCAATTTATCGGGAAACTGGCTTCGCGGCTTGATCCGCACCGGGACCTGTTGCTTATCGTTTCCCCCACACCCGGGAAAGGCATTTCGGGCGGTTCAAATTACCTGACTCCCATCATGGCCGTTGGGGCGGGGGTTACTCCCGGTATGCTATCTTCTCCCACCACCAAAAGGGCCGGTGTGGTGATGAACACCGACATTGCCCCAACAGTTTTGCACTTTCTAAGAATAGGGGTACCCGGGGAAATGACCGGCCAGCCCATGCGGGTAACGGCTCCCGAAAAGGGTCAAATCGGGCTTTTGGAGCGTATGCTAAACCAGCTCAGTCTTACGTACAATATCCGCCCGAACATACAAAAGGGGTATATCTTTTATCAGCTCATTCTGCTTTTGGTATCCCTTTACTGCATTTTTTGGCGGCGCACCAGGTTGGGCCAGGTGCTGGAACCCTTTTTGCTCTCGGTTATGGTGGTACCCCTGGTCTATTTGCTGCTGCCTTTACTGCCCCAGCCGACGGCCGGGGTGGTTGTTCTAGAAATGGTAACGTTAACCGTTCTTATTACTCTGTTAACGGTTTTTATGCATCGCAGGTGGCATCTGGATCCCTTTATCTTTCTTTGCTTTGCCAATGGCGGAATGATTTTACTGGATGCCGTACTGGGAGGATCCCTGCAAAAAACAGCCATTATGGGATACGACCCCATTGTTGGCGCCCGCTTTTACGGTATTGGCAATGAATACATGGGTATTCTCATCGGTTCAATGATCATAGGCTCTACAACCCTGCTAACCCGTTTACCCCACCGGCGGAAACCCCTGTTGCTCTTTACCGGGGTACTTTACCTGGTCACCATTTATATCCTGGCCGCCCCGCAACTGGGTACCAATGTGGGGGGGACCATAGCCGCAACCGGTGCGCTCTTTACTACCTTTTTACTGCTCACAGGCCGGTCCCTGACCATTCACAACGTTATCCGGATTGGCCTGGGTTTGGTGGCCGTGCTGGTGGCCTTTATGATTTACGATCTCCATCGCCCGCCCTGGCTGCAGTCCCACATCGGACGTAACACGGCCCTGGTATTACAGGGCGGTTGGCCGGTAGTGCTGGATATTATCCAGCGCAAGTCGGAGTTGAACATCAAACTGGTCCGCTACACCATCTGGAGCCGCATTTTCCTGGCCAGCCTGGGCAGCCTGGTGCTGCTCTTTCACCGGCCGGTAGGCGTGATGGCGGCCATCAGGAGCAAATATCCCGACCTCTTTCGAGGCTTTGTTGGCGTTACGACGGCCAGTATCCTGGCCCTGATTTTTAATGATTCGGGTATAGTGGCCGCAGCCACCACCATGGTTTTTGGCGCCCCGCCCATGGTTTATCTGGTACTCAAAGAGATTGGTGAAGAAACACCAAAAATGTAAAAGAACCCTATTAGGACCTTTAAAATTTTATTTGACAACCACAAATCTTATGCTACAATTGAACTTGATTGGAATTGGCCAATCCTGACAAATGTCGAGTTTGTCAGGTGGCTTGATTCCAATAATATTTTGGGTCAAAGGGGGAAGATAACTAAGATGAAACACTTGGGCCGCCATGTCTTGGCTGAAATTTATGGCTGCGAATTCGACATCCTCAACGACATCGAAAAAGTGGAAGAAATCATGGTTAATGCAGCCCTCGAAGCAGGAGCGGAAGTACGAGAATGCGTGTTCCATAAATTCAGCCCGCAGGGAGTCAGCGGCGTGGTGGTTATCTCCGAGTCCCACCTGGCCATCCATACCTGGCCGGAGCTGGGTTATGCAGCGGTTGATGTGTTTACCTGTGGTGATAAGGTCGATCCCTGGGATGCCTGCAACTACCTGACCAGCCAATTTCGTGCCAAGCACATGTCGGCCAGAGAAACCAAACGCGGTATCTTTCCCGTGGCTGAACAAGTGGCTGAGCAACAGGTAGCTGTCAATCTTTAGGAGGGGGATTTTTATTAGTACCCGGCTAACCAAGGGCTAGTGAGCCTTGCGATCTGAAAAAAGATTGCAGGGCTCACTGCATTTTTCGGCCATTTTTCACACCGGGAAGGAAATTTTTTAGCCGTAACGAATTAATACTAAGTTAGGGTAAAAAGGAGGTCTAAAATGTTCGACCGGGTACTCGCCCCCATTAAATCAGAACTTCAGCAAGCGCAAAACATACTGGCCAAATCCTATCAGATCCGGGCCGGGCACCTTGGCAGGTTTGCCCGTTTGGTACCCGGCAGTTTTCATGACATCATCCGCCCCGCCCTGGTACTGTTGTCGGCCAGGATTTTTGCGCCTCTAAACTCCCAGGCCGTTGCCCTGGCAGCCGTCATACAGTTCATTTACCTGGCTGCCCGCATACACCGTAATGTCCGGGAGTGCCCCGGACCGGGGGACCCGACAGACGGCTACCAGTTTCCGGTGCTGGTTGGAGACTACTTTTACAGCCGGTTTTTTACATGCCTGTGCGACTACGGTGTGGTGAAGTACTTAAAACCCCTTTCTGGAATAATCTGTGAAATGAGTGAGGGCGGTATCCTGCGTGTCAAAAGTGAAGATGGGCCGCCAAATGCGGATGTGCTCAAACAAATTGTCTACAAGGAAACGGCCATCCTTTTTGGCGGCGGCTGCCGGCTGGCTGGCCACCTGGCCGGTGCGTCGGAACGGGAACAAAAAGCGCTGGACAGGCTGGGAACAAGCTTTGGTATGGCCGTGGGACTAAGCGAATATGCCCAGGAAACCAACGGCTACCTTGAGGAAGCCCTCCTGGCTCTGACTGGTCTTCCCCCAGGGGAAAGTCGCGATATTTTAGAACAATTAATCCTGCTTTTCCAAAAACAAAACGCGGGACTGGCCGTCCAGGTAGGATAAGCAAAAAGGAGCAAGATTAATGGTCCACATTCCATCACCCTATCGCAGCAAAGAAGAATATGTACATGCCATCTTTTCTTCCATTGCCCACCGCTACGACCTTTTGAACACCGCTTTGAGCTTTAACCGGGACAAGTACTGGCGCCGTTTCGCCGCCGCCCAGACCGGCCTGCAGCCGGGAGGCTACGGCCTGGATGTCTGCTGCGGGACGGGGATGCTCACCATCGAGCAGGCGCGCCTGGCCGGACCCCGGGGCCGGGTGGTAGGGCTGGATTTTTGTGAAAACATGCTGGCAAAGGCCAGGGAAAACGTTAAAAAAACTCCCTTTTCCGAACAAATCCAGTTTGTGCAGGGAAATGCCATTAATTTGCCCTTCCCGGATAATACCTTTGACTGTGCCACTATTGGCTTCGCCCTGCGCAATGTACCGGATATCCGCAAAACCATAAGTGAAATGGCGCGGGTGGTCCGGCCAGGGGGCAAAGTAGTATCCCTGGAATTGTCCAAACCCAGCGCCCCCCTTTTCAAGCAGCTCTATTACTTTTATTTCAATCACCTGGTACCCCTTCTAGGACGTCTGGGAATCGGCTTCGATGGCCCGTACAGCTACCTGCCCAATTCCTTAAAGGATTTTCCCCATCAACGGGAAATCAAAGAGCTCTTTCGTGATGTGGGCCTGGCAGATGCCCGCTACTACGAACTTACCGGGGGAATTGTTACCGTACACGTGGGTACCGTGGTTTAAGGCGGAGGTAGTGTCATGGCTTATAAAGATTTGCGGGCCTTCCTTTCTGTACTGGAAAGGAGGGGGATGTTAAAAAGAATCACCACGGAAGTGGATGTGGAACTGGAAATAACCGAGATTACAGACCGGGTTTGCAAAGCCGGCGGGCCGGCATTGCTTTTTGAAAATGTGCGGGGTTACGATATGCCCGTGTTGACCAATGCCTTTGGTTCCCTGGAACGGATGTGTCTGGCCCTGGAGGTAGAAAACCTGGATCAGATTGGAGAAGAATTAATTAGTATTTTGCAACCTGCCGAACTGCCTGTAACTTTCATAGATAAGCTAAAAGCCATACCGAAGCTGGCCCAGTTGTCCTCGTTTATACCCAAAATAGTGAAGACCGGTCCCTGCAAGGAAGTAATTATCCGGGATAACCCTTCCTTGAAAGAACTGCCCGTGCTCAAATGCTGGCCCCGGGATGGAGGGCCATTTATCACCCTGCCCCTGGTCTTCACCCGGGACCCTCTTACGGGACGGCGCAATGTAGGTATGTACCGCATGCAGGTTTTCGACGAACGTACCACGGGTATGCACTGGCACATCCATAAGGGAGGGGCAGAACATGTGCGAAACTATGATGGGCCCATGCCCGTAGCAGTGGCCATTGGTGCCGACCCGGCTGTTATTTATGCGGCGACGGCCCCTCTGCCTTCCGGAATCGACGAAATGCTCTTTGCCGGTTTTTTACGCAAGGAACCGGTGGAACTGGTACGCTGTGAAACGGTGGACCTGGAGGTTCCGGCCAATGCCGAAATCATCCTGGAAGGTTACGTGGACCCGCGGGAAACCCGCCTGGAGGGACCCTTTGGTGACCACACGGGCTATTATTCTCTGCCGGATCATTACCCGGTTTTCCATTTGACCTGTATTACCCGGCGTAAAAACCCCATTTACACCGCGACCATTGTGGGCAAACCACCAATGGAAGACGCCTATCTCGGTAAGGCCACCGAGCGCATCTTTTTGCCCCTGATGCGGCTGCAGCTACCGGAAATTGTGGACATAAATATGCCCTTTGAGGGAGTATTTCATAACTGTGTTATTGTATCAATTAAAAAACATTACCCGGGGCAGGCCAAAAAGGTAATGTGCGCCCTGTGGGGTATGGGGCTGATGATGCTGGCCAAGCTGATTATTGTGGTGGATGAAAATGTGGATGTACAAAACCTTTCCGAAGTAATGTGGAGGGTATTCAATAATGTCGACCCGCGCCGGGATGTCCTGATGGTGGACGGCCCCCTGGACGCCCTGGATCATTCGTCGCCCTTACCCCATTACGGCAGTAAAATGGGCATTGACGCCACCCGGAAAGGTCCCGGAGAAGGACATATGAGGGAATGGCCCCCGGATATAGAGATGAGCGCAGACATCAAGGAACTTGTAGACAGGAAGTGGGAGAGCTATGGTTTATAGGGTAGTGCACAAGACACGCATTGTCCTGGAAATGATTAAATTTGAACATACCGTTTTTGCCCTGCCCTTTGCTTATGTGGGTGCGCTCCTGGTACAAAAACAAATACCCAGCCTGCACGACCTGCTCTGGATTACTCTGGCCATGGTGGGGGCCCGCACTGCCGCCATGTCTCTCAACCGGTTAATTGACCGGCATATTGATGCGCTAAATCCCCGTACAGCCAACCGGGCTCTGCCCCGGGGCTTGGTTAACGTAAAGGAAGTATGGCTTTTAGTCATCCTTTCCTTTGCCCTGTTGTTTCTGTCGGCCTACCAGTTGAGCCCTCTGGCCTTTAAGCTGTTTCCGGTTGCAGTGGCGGTCCTCTCCTTTTATTCTTTTACCAAGCGTTTTTCCTGGGCCTGCCATCTTTTTTTGGGTCTGGCCCTGGGGCTGGCCCCGGTGGGTGCCTGGATTGCCATTGCCAATCGTTTTGATCTGGCCCCTGTACTCATCGGGTTGGGGGTTCTTTTCTGGGTGGCAGGTTTTGATATTATTTATGCCTGCGATGACTATGACTTTGACCGTAAATACGGTATTTACTCCATTCCGGCCCGTTTTGGCCTGGAACGGGCATTACTAATTTCAACCTTTTTTCACATTGTCGCACCGATATTTTTCATCTCCGTGGCTTTTATCTTAAACCTGGGAATATTTTACCTGGCGGGTGTGCTGATTGCCGTGGTCCTTTTATTCAAACAGCATACCCTGGTTTCACCCCAAGACCTTTCCCGTGCTGGAGTGGCTTTCTTCAATCTTAACGGGACTTTAAGCGTAGTAATGTTTATCTTTACCCTTTTAGACGTGCTCTTTCCCCTGCACCTTTTTTAGTTAGGGAAGGCACTTAAAAAAATCTAAGGGAGAAGGAGATTATGGACAAATTTTTTGTTTTTGAAGAATTAAGGGACATCGCCGAAAAAGTGCAGGCGGGAGAACGCCTGAGCTTTGAAGACGGGGTGCGTTTATTTAAATCCGGGGATCTTTTAACCATTGGTTACCTGGCCGACCAGGTCCGCCAGCGGAAAAACGGCAACCGCGCGTACTTCATTGTCAACCGGCATATCAACCATACGAATATTTGCATCAATCGCTGCCCCCTATGTGCCTTCGGGCGGGATCCCGGCGACCGGGGAGCCTATACCATGACCCTTGATGAAATTGAAACCCGGGCGCTGGAATGCCGGGGACAGGGTGTATCGGAAATTCATATTGTAGGCGGATTAAATGATTCGCTGGACCTGGAATACTATCTGGAAATGCTGCGCCGGGTGCGCCGGGCCCTGCCGGGAACGATAATTCAGGGCTTTACGGCCGTAGAGGTAGATTACCTGGCCCGGAGCAACGGACTCTCCATTAAAAAAACCCTGGAACTGCTAAAAGACGCCGGACTGGACTCCTTACCAGGCGGAGGGGCGGAAATATTTGCCCCACGGGTGCGGGAGCGGATCTGCCCTCGCAAAATCAGCGGCGACCGCTGGCTGGAAGTGCACGAAACGGCCCATCGCCTGGGCATGCGGACCAACGCTACTATGCTTTACGGCCATATTGAAACCATTGAAGAACGGGTAGAACATTTAATCAGGCTGCGGGAATTACAGGATCGCACTGGCGGTTTTCTGGCCTTTATCCCCCTGGCATTCCATCCCAAAAACACCGGGCTGGAATCCCTGGGACTGGCCGGCACTACCGGTTACGAGGATTTAAAAGTGCTGGCTATTGCCCGTCTGATGCTGGATAACTTCGATCACATCAAAGCCTTTTGGATTATGATTGGCCCTAAACTGGCTCAGGTAGCCCTTTCCTTCGGGGTGGACGATCTGGACGGCACGGTGGTGGAGGAAAAAATTGCCCACGACGCGGGTGCTGAAACGGACCAGTACATGCCCAAGCAAAAACTCATTAAAATGATCCGGGCAGCAGGGCGAATACCGGTAGAACGGGATACCCTGTATAATGTACTCTGGGAGGGGTTGCAGTGACCAGGTTGCGCCTGGGGCAGGTAGAATACCTGAACTGTCTGCCGGTCTACCATGCCCTGGAGGAGGGGTTACTTCCATTGGACGGGGAACTGGTAAAGGGACCCCCTACCAGGTTAAACCGCATGTTTTTCGAGGGAAATCTCCACTGCACCCCTCTTTCGTCCATTGAATACGCCCGCCACGCCGGGGATTGTTTCATTTTACCCCGCCTATCCATAGCCAGCGACGGCAGAGTGGCCAGCGTCCTTTTCTTTAGCTATCTCCCGGTTACCGAACTGGAGGGGAAAAAGGTTTGCGTAACCACGGCCTCGGCTACCTCCGTGGTTTTACTACGCATCCTCTTTGAACATTACTACCACGTGGAGGTAGAACTCTACCCCGTGAAAGCGGATTTAAAGACCATGCTGGAAATGGGAGACGGGGCGCTGCTCATTGGTGACGACGCCATGCTGGCCCACCAGCAGGTAATCCGGGAAAATATGCCGGTGTTCATCACCGACCTGGGCCAGGCCTGGAAAGACTTCACTGGGGAAAAGATGGTTTATGCCCTGTGGGTAATCAGGCGGGAATTTGCCGAAACCTACCCCCAGGAAACTACCACCCTGGCCAAACTGCTCTACCACTCCCGGGAAATAGGTATGGGGAATTTGCCCGCGCTTATTAAAAAAGCACACCGGCGCACCGAACTGCCCTTGCCGGTACTGGAAGATTATTTTCACATCATCCGTTACGACTTTGACGGGGACTACCGCCGGGCATTGCTCACTTTTTATGACTATGCCTACAAGAGCGGCATCATCGAAGAAAGGGTCAGGCTTTTAGTCTGGGGTGAAGACAAGTGCCAGAGGTAACGGCTCTGCTGGAGAAAGCCGTAGCGGGAGAAAGGCTCTCCCTGGAAGAAGGGGTGGAAATCCTCAAAAAGGCCGACCTTTTGGCCCTGGCCAGGGCAGCCGACCAGGTACGTCGTAGATTGCACCCGGAAAACCGGGTGACTTTTATCATTGACCGCAACATTAATTATACCAACGTATGCCAGTGTCGCTGCCGTTTTTGTGCCTTTTATCGCCATCCGAAAGATCCCGATGCCTATGTAATTACTAAGGAAGAACTTTTTCAGAAGATCGAGGAAACCATCCGGGCGGGAGGCACTGAACTGCTCATCCAGGGGGGTCTGCACCCCGATTTGGGCCTGGACTACTACCTGGACATGCTGCGCTCCATAAAGGAACGTTTCAATATCCATATTCACTCCTTTTCGCCGCCGGAGATAGTACACATGGCCAGGAAATCCGGCCTGCCGGTAAAGGAGGTACTGGCCCGGTTGAAAGAAGCCGGCCTGGACTCCCTGCCCGGGGGAGGGGCGGAGATACTGGTGGACCGCGTCCGCCGGATTATCAGCCCGTACAAGGTTTCCTGGGCCGAATGGATGGAGGTAATGCGCTCCGCCCACAGCCTGGGGATGAAAAGCACCGCCACCATGATGTTCGGTCATGTGGAAACTCCGGAAGAACGGGTGCTGCACATGGTGCGGGTGCGCGAGCTTCAGGACGAAACCCGGGGGTTTACCGCCTTTATCCCCTGGAGCTTCCAGCCCCAAAATACCGAGTTGGGGGGAGAAACGGCTACCGGGGTGGATTATCTGCGCACCCTGGCCATAGCCAGGCTGATGCTGGATAACGTGCCAAACCTCCAGGTTTCGTGGGTCACCCAGGGAGCCAAAATAGCCCAGATAGCCCTCTTCTTTGGAGCCAATGATTTCGGCAGCACCATGCTGGAGGAAAATGTGGTCCGGGCAGCGGGAGTGAACTACCGGGTGCCGCTGCCGGAAATAATCCGCTGCATCAGGGAGGCGGGATTCATCCCGGCCCAGCGCACCACTTTTTATGAGATCATCCGGGAATATTGATGGGTGAAGCGGGGCAGAGCAAACCGACCGGGTATGCCCCGCGCACTTGCTTTGAACGACGTGCTTGCCCTATAATGTTGGGGATAATGGTAGCGGAGGCAATACAGATCATGGCCAATAGGGAAGCTTTACGTAAACTACCGGCAGTGGACGAAGTATTGCGTTCACCAGAAATGGCCGCCCTGCTGGCGGAAAAGCCCCGCAACCTGGTGGTAGAAACGGTCCGGCAAGTTTTGGATCGCTGGCGCCAGGCCTTTTTAGCGGATGGGGCAGAGGATGAGATGGGGCGCGTAGAAATTACCACCCGGGTAGTAAGGGAAGTAATCCGGGAAACCGCCCGCCGCTCCCGGCCAAATTTGCGCCGGGTGATCAATGCTACGGGAGTAGTACTGCATACAAACCTGGGCCGGGCCGTACTGGCTCCTGCCGCCCGGGCCGCGGTAGAGATGGTAGCTTCCGGCTATTGCAACCTGGAACTGGATCTCCAGAGTGGTCGCCGGGGCTCCCGTTATGCTCCCCTGGAAGGGTTGCTGACCAGTCTAACCGGGGCGGAGGCAGCCATGGTGGTAAATAACAATGCCGCCGCCGTTTTGCTCGCCCTGAGCACCCTGGCCCGGGGCCGGGAGGTTATTGTCTCCCGGGGTCAGCTGGTAGAAATTGGTGGGTCATTTCGCATTCCCGAAGTGATGGCCCAAAGCGGAGCCACCCTGGTGGAAGTAGGAGCAACCAACAAGACCTATCCTCATGATTACCGCCGGGCCATTACCGACCGGACCGCTCTTCTCTTGCATGTTCATACCAGCAACTACCGCCTGGTAGGTTTCGTACGGGAAATTACCGTTAACGAGCTGGTCATGCTGGGCAAAGAATATGGTTTGCCGGTAATGAGCGACCTGGGCAGTGGTTTTCTGGTTGATCTAAGCCACTTTGGACTCCCTGCAGAACCAACGGTACAGGAGGTCGTGGCCTCTGGCGCCGATGTGGTCACCTTTTCCGGCGACAAGCTTTTAGGTGGCCCCCAGGCGGGCATTATCGTGGGCCGGCGAGAGTACATCGAAAAGATGAAGAAAAATCCCCTGACCCGGGCCATACGCATTGACAAGTTTACCGTCGCCGCCCTGGAAGCCACCCTACGGGTCTACCTCGAGCCCGACCGGGCCCTTGTCCACATCCCTACCCTACGCATGCTCACCGTAGACATAACAGAGCTGGAAGAACGGGCCCGGAAACTGGCGGAGCAATTGCGCCAGATGGTCGGGGAACTGGCCGTCATTGAGGTAGAGCCTGCCATTTCCCGGGTGGGGGGAGGGGCCATGCCTACGGCTGACCTGCCTTCCATGGCCGTAACAGTACAACCCCGGCAAACGGATAGCGAGAATCTGGCCAGGATATTGCGGGCCGGGGAACCGGCGGTCATGGGCCGGGTACAGGATGA containing:
- a CDS encoding UbiA-like polyprenyltransferase codes for the protein MVYRVVHKTRIVLEMIKFEHTVFALPFAYVGALLVQKQIPSLHDLLWITLAMVGARTAAMSLNRLIDRHIDALNPRTANRALPRGLVNVKEVWLLVILSFALLFLSAYQLSPLAFKLFPVAVAVLSFYSFTKRFSWACHLFLGLALGLAPVGAWIAIANRFDLAPVLIGLGVLFWVAGFDIIYACDDYDFDRKYGIYSIPARFGLERALLISTFFHIVAPIFFISVAFILNLGIFYLAGVLIAVVLLFKQHTLVSPQDLSRAGVAFFNLNGTLSVVMFIFTLLDVLFPLHLF
- the mqnE gene encoding aminofutalosine synthase MqnE; translation: MDKFFVFEELRDIAEKVQAGERLSFEDGVRLFKSGDLLTIGYLADQVRQRKNGNRAYFIVNRHINHTNICINRCPLCAFGRDPGDRGAYTMTLDEIETRALECRGQGVSEIHIVGGLNDSLDLEYYLEMLRRVRRALPGTIIQGFTAVEVDYLARSNGLSIKKTLELLKDAGLDSLPGGGAEIFAPRVRERICPRKISGDRWLEVHETAHRLGMRTNATMLYGHIETIEERVEHLIRLRELQDRTGGFLAFIPLAFHPKNTGLESLGLAGTTGYEDLKVLAIARLMLDNFDHIKAFWIMIGPKLAQVALSFGVDDLDGTVVEEKIAHDAGAETDQYMPKQKLIKMIRAAGRIPVERDTLYNVLWEGLQ
- a CDS encoding menaquinone biosynthetic enzyme MqnA/MqnD family protein, with the translated sequence MTRLRLGQVEYLNCLPVYHALEEGLLPLDGELVKGPPTRLNRMFFEGNLHCTPLSSIEYARHAGDCFILPRLSIASDGRVASVLFFSYLPVTELEGKKVCVTTASATSVVLLRILFEHYYHVEVELYPVKADLKTMLEMGDGALLIGDDAMLAHQQVIRENMPVFITDLGQAWKDFTGEKMVYALWVIRREFAETYPQETTTLAKLLYHSREIGMGNLPALIKKAHRRTELPLPVLEDYFHIIRYDFDGDYRRALLTFYDYAYKSGIIEERVRLLVWGEDKCQR
- the mqnC gene encoding cyclic dehypoxanthinyl futalosine synthase is translated as MPEVTALLEKAVAGERLSLEEGVEILKKADLLALARAADQVRRRLHPENRVTFIIDRNINYTNVCQCRCRFCAFYRHPKDPDAYVITKEELFQKIEETIRAGGTELLIQGGLHPDLGLDYYLDMLRSIKERFNIHIHSFSPPEIVHMARKSGLPVKEVLARLKEAGLDSLPGGGAEILVDRVRRIISPYKVSWAEWMEVMRSAHSLGMKSTATMMFGHVETPEERVLHMVRVRELQDETRGFTAFIPWSFQPQNTELGGETATGVDYLRTLAIARLMLDNVPNLQVSWVTQGAKIAQIALFFGANDFGSTMLEENVVRAAGVNYRVPLPEIIRCIREAGFIPAQRTTFYEIIREY
- the selA gene encoding L-seryl-tRNA(Sec) selenium transferase, encoding MANREALRKLPAVDEVLRSPEMAALLAEKPRNLVVETVRQVLDRWRQAFLADGAEDEMGRVEITTRVVREVIRETARRSRPNLRRVINATGVVLHTNLGRAVLAPAARAAVEMVASGYCNLELDLQSGRRGSRYAPLEGLLTSLTGAEAAMVVNNNAAAVLLALSTLARGREVIVSRGQLVEIGGSFRIPEVMAQSGATLVEVGATNKTYPHDYRRAITDRTALLLHVHTSNYRLVGFVREITVNELVMLGKEYGLPVMSDLGSGFLVDLSHFGLPAEPTVQEVVASGADVVTFSGDKLLGGPQAGIIVGRREYIEKMKKNPLTRAIRIDKFTVAALEATLRVYLEPDRALVHIPTLRMLTVDITELEERARKLAEQLRQMVGELAVIEVEPAISRVGGGAMPTADLPSMAVTVQPRQTDSENLARILRAGEPAVMGRVQDDRLILDVRTVLPGEEEILVQAITAALQPGEEVER